The segment AATGTGACATAACAGGGTGTTTATGTGAGTTGGCTGCTttcttgtgtgttttgctggatgatattttaataaatgtttctATTCCAGGATGGAATCGGTGGCTAAAGCATTAGAGGAGGTGCTCAGCTCTGCATTGCCTCAGGGTTGCACCACAGTTGGAGTCTACGAGGCAGCAAAGTCCCTTAACGCGTAAGTTAAGGTTAAGATAACCACTGTGGCTTAAGTTAATCTGCTAAGGGTAAAAGGTGAGACGTGCTTCGTATTCCTCACAACCCTCTCTTGTCTTTGCTTTCAGGGATCCAGACAATGTGGTGTTGTGTCTGCTTGCCACAGACGATGAGGAGGATGTGGCTCTCCAGATTCATTTCACCTTGATCCAGGCATTCTGCTGCGAGAATGACATCAACATCCTGCGAGTGAGCAACATGAGGCGTCTGGCAGAGATACTCGGAGGGGTGAAACCTGGAGGGGAGCCCATGGACCTGCACTGTGTTCTAGTTACAGTAAGTGTCATTACTCACGTCTGCTTTACTACTGTGTATAGCTCATTTCCCATCAGACTGGAAGGGGAGTTGTTTTGCCCTCACTGAGGCAATGTCAGCGTCAGTACCAAGGTCATACTTGCACGCAACTGTTACCAGCAGTGGTTGTGCAATCAGAGTTATTTCAGTCTGTTTGCATGCTTCATAAATGAGCAGATGGTAACTGCTGTGTCTCTCCTTCTGCAGAATCCCCAGTCGTCACTGTGGAA is part of the Epinephelus moara isolate mb chromosome 10, YSFRI_EMoa_1.0, whole genome shotgun sequence genome and harbors:
- the gadd45ab gene encoding growth arrest and DNA-damage-inducible, alpha, b, producing MCNMTFEETGGDNSSERMESVAKALEEVLSSALPQGCTTVGVYEAAKSLNADPDNVVLCLLATDDEEDVALQIHFTLIQAFCCENDINILRVSNMRRLAEILGGVKPGGEPMDLHCVLVTNPQSSLWKDPALSKVTRFCRESRCLDQWVPVINLPDR